From one Equus asinus isolate D_3611 breed Donkey chromosome 5, EquAss-T2T_v2, whole genome shotgun sequence genomic stretch:
- the AKIRIN1 gene encoding akirin-1 yields the protein MACGATLKRPMEFEAALLNPGSPKRRRCAPLPGPTPGLRPPDAEPPPPLLQTQTPPPALQQPAPPGSERRLPTPEQIFQNIKQEYSRYQRWRHLEVVLNQSEACTSESQPHSAALAAPSSPGSSWMKKDQPTFTLRQVGIICERLLKDYEDKIREEYEQILNTKLAEQYESFVKFTHDQIMRRYGTRPTSYVS from the exons ATGGCGTGCGGGGCGACGTTGAAGCGGCCCATGGAGTTCGAGGCGGCGCTGCTGAACCCCGGGTCCCCGAAGCGGCGGCGCTGCGCCCCCCTGCCCGGCCCCACTCCGGGCCTCAGGCCCCCCGACgccgagccgccgccgccgctgctccAGACGCAGACCCCGCCGCCGGCCCTGCAGCAGCCCGCCCCGCCCGGCAGCGAGCGGCGCCTTCCAACTCCGG agCAAATTTTTCAGAACATAAAACAAGAATATAGTCGTTATCAGAGGTGGAGACATTTAGAAGTTGTTCTTAATCAGAGTGAAGCTTGTACTTCGGAAAGTCAGCCTCACTCCGCAGCACTCGCAGCACCTAGTTCGCCAG GTTCCTCCTGGATGAAGAAGGACCAGCCCACCTTTACCCTCCGACAAGTTGGAATAATATGTGAGCGTCTCTTAAAAGACTATGAAGATAAAATTCGGGAGGAGTATGAGCAAATCCTCAATACCAAACTAGCAG AACAATATGAATCTTTTGTGAAATTCACACATGATCAGATTATGCGACGATATGGGACAAGGCCAACAAGCT ACGTGTCCTGA